Proteins encoded by one window of Nasonia vitripennis strain AsymCx chromosome 5, Nvit_psr_1.1, whole genome shotgun sequence:
- the LOC100123601 gene encoding mitogen-activated protein kinase kinase kinase 15 isoform X1 translates to MIFFTSCLQNSIKMPSTCGDTTETTGQAVEGVSGTDSVGTHSDLSGNTTILTRPKMDIVCLLDTQQPEHLNQRKKALEHVKQACNLVNARLHHIQFEKLDFGETNVLDTFYNADVAVVDLSIQLQQSSLFYHLGVRESFGMKDNILLVNDVDSEATIRLKLSCGSYTFLPYKFVDCDTSLSISTSPKIGGEEMIDLTQRLKKLYEEVEIHSKAHIKEKFLTDLRKARETLTGEELARAITNMQKRLDDPNVLCGEVVLSLLISFRDIQDYDAMVQLVDDLRTVPNHKSAINTPFIRYHYAFALNRRHKEGDRERALKVIEEALKKKENHVPDMLGLCGRIYKDMFVESGHTDLESLKNAINWYRKGFEVQPNEFAGINLATLLVVAGNEFSKSEELQHIAMVLNNLIGKKGSLSSLKDYWDVATFFEISVLAEDYSKAIKAAECMFKLKPPDWYLKSTIGNITLIDKFRKKSDETEISPEEQIFSFWMEYFIEATKSEVGDSIRFPILVLEPTKIYMPSYVIVNLGADEKSIQISNLCLESIKHNCKQVHDWLFTANMLRSVSLYKRDERCLFLYVHENSDDFQIYLPSVHCRQRLYDLVLEMTRDQEGMVTDLDAYMADDSSKIKFEYDLDDQNKRVILGRGTYGVVYAARDLSTQVKIAVKEIRERNLGDVQPLHEEIRLHSQLRHRNIVQYLGSVSEDGFFKIFMEQVPGGSLSALLKSKWGPLKRNESTIALYTKQMLEGLKYLHDQKIVHRDIKGDNVLVNTYSGIVKISDFGMSKRLAGLCPSTETFAGTLQYMAPEVIDKGQRGYGAPADIWSLGCTIVEMATGKPPFIELGSPQAAVFKVGFYKKHPEIPPELSEKAKNFILRCFEVNADTRATAAELLEDPFIIEKKKTLRLVAPPDFSRSISVPAERADKMMISDKTNNNIVSQSPMHASQSDDSVVHNGELPKSRRLRERSPAHLLSPISMPAASLSYNSCSTIGTTPSIEASEPEVAGNSMTRRSSSGGLLSPDVELTAGQLAQKSGDEEGGFYLLKKDSQRRMTLTRVLSQDEAKICSLWMQSIQSDVGQKTVLQMNHLETLTRALKDYISTQNQEAITIAIGKLKEELDFDSTAINQIQLAIYLFQTAVNEVLRMHSIKPHWMFALDNLVRTAVQAAITVLSPELGANLLGQERAQSTTEGVEEGSTSGVSTVNSIKSHKTSDSAEHNKFWHEYRDQMGSIKVENMKLLHELLESQKAYQSLLCQALDEQKAQLGALTELCESIDKKIRRRNLGIPQISITDRDDEPTADEQLIKWLQSLNIDGNTIERFVSEQYTLEDILVYVTRDDLRRLNLKGGIELRIWKAILAHRRDAPTN, encoded by the exons atgatattttttacaagTTGTTTACAAAACTCAATCAAAATGCCTTCCACTTGCGGAGATACTACTGAAACTACTG GTCAAGCGGTAGAAGGTGTATCTGGAACTGACAGCGTTGGGACACACAGTGATCTTTCCGGAAACACTACAATATTAACCAGACCTAAGATGGACATAGTATGCCTCTTGGATACGCAACAACCGGAACATTtgaatcaaagaaaaaaagcattAGAACATGTTAAACAAGCATGCAATTTAGTTAATGCCAGATTACATCACATACAGTTTGAAAAGTTGGACTTTGGAGAAACAAATGTACTGGATACATTTTATAATGCAGATGTAGCCGTAGTCGATCTGAGCATACAGTTGCAGCAATCATCCCTGTTTTACCACTTAGGAGTGCGAGAAAGTTTTGGGATGAAAGACAATATTCTCTTAGTTAATGATGTCGATTCAGAAGCAACTATCCGATTAAAG TTATCTTGTGGTAGTTATACCTTTTTGCCTTACAAGTTTGTGGATTGCGATACTAGTCTGTCTATATCTACTTCCCCTAAAATTGGAGGTGAAGAAATGATTGATCTCACGCAAAGGCTGAAAAAACTTTATGAAGAGGTTGAAATACACTCAAA agcacacataaaagagaaatttttAACAGATCTACGTAAAGCAAGAGAAACCCTTACGGGTGAAGAGCTTGCAAGAGCCATCACTAATATGCAAAAGAGATTGGATGATCCAAATGTTTTATGTGGGGAAGTTGTTTTGAGTCTTCTAATTTCTTTTCGAGATATACAG GACTATGATGCAATGGTTCAACTTGTTGATGATTTGAGAACAGTACCAAACCATAAAAGTGCAATAAATACACCGTTTATTCGATATCATTATGCATTTGCCTTAAATCGTAGACATAAAGAAGGCGATCGAGAAAGAGCGTTAAAAGTAATTGAAGAAgcattgaagaaaaaagaaaatcatgtTCCTGATATGTTAGGTTTGTGTGGTAGAATTTATAAAGACATGTTTGTTGAAAGTGGGCATACTGATCTAGAGAGTCTgaaaaatgcaataaattgGTACAGAAAAGGTTTTGAGGTTCAGCCCAATGAGTTTGCTGGTATCAACTTGGCTACTCTGCTAGTCGTGGCTGGTAATGAATTCTCAAAGAGCGAAGAGCTTCAGCATATTGCTATGGTACTCAATAATTTGATAGGAAAAAAAGGCAGTCTATCGAGTTTGAAAGATTACTGGGATGTAGCTACATTTTTCGAGATTAGTGTTCTTGCGGAAGATTACTCAAAAGCTATAAAAGCTGCAGAATGcatgtttaaattaaaacctCCAGATTGGTACCTTAAGTCCACAATAGGAAACATCACTCTCATAGACAAATTTCGTAAAAAAAGTGATGAAACCGAAATTTCTCCAGAAGAGCAGATTTTCAGTTTCTGGAtggaatattttattgaaGCCACAAAGTCAGAAGTTGGAGATAGTATTCGATTTCCA ATTTTAGTGTTGGAAccaacaaaaatttatatgcCAAGCTATGTGATAGTGAATCTTGGAGCTGACGAAAAGTCCATCCAAATTTCTAACTTGTGCCTTGAAAGTATAAAACACAATTGCAAACAGGTCCACGATTGGTTATTTACTGCCAATATGTTGCGAAGCGTTAGCCTGTATAAAAGGGATGAACGGTGCCTTTTTTTGTACGTTCACGAGAATTCTGAtgattttcaaatatatttaccCTCTGTACACTGTAGACAAAGATTGTACGATCTCGTTTTGGAAATGACGAGAGATCAGGAAGGAATGGTTACGGATTTGGACGCTTATATGGCTGATGATTCATCGAAAATCAAG TTCGAGTATGACTTGGACGACCAGAATAAACGCGTTATTCTCGGTAGAGGAACGTATGGCGTCGTTTACGCCGCACGCGATTTGAGCACGCAAGTTAAAATCGCCGTTAAAGAAATTCGAGAAAGAAACCTAGGCGACGTGCAGCCATTGCACGAGGAGATTAGGTTACACAGTCAACTTCGGCATAGAAACATTGTTCAGTACCTGGGTTCCGTGAGCGAAGATGgattcttcaaaatttttatggaGCAGGTTCCTGGAG GAAGTTTATCGGCGCTGCTGAAATCGAAATGGGGCCCTCTAAAACGGAACGAATCGACAATTGCTCTCTACACGAAGCAAATGCTAGAGGGATTGAAATACTTGCATGATCAGAAAATCGTTCATAGAGATATCAAAG GTGACAACGTTTTGGTGAACACCTACAGCGGAATAGTCAAAATCTCCGATTTCGGTATGTCGAAGAGATTGGCTGGTCTATGTCCAAGCACGGAAACGTTTGCTGGAACATTGCAATACATGGCTCCGGAGGTTATCGATAAAGGTCAACGCGGTTATGGAGCACCG GCTGATATTTGGTCTCTTGGCTGCACCATAGTCGAAATGGCAACCGGCAAGCCTCCGTTCATCGAGTTGGGGTCTCCTCAAGCGGCCGTTTTCAAG GTTGGCTTCTACAAAAAACATCCAGAAATACCACCCGAGTTATCagaaaaagctaaaaatttcaTACTGCGCTGCTTCGAAGTCAATGCCGACACCAGAGCAACCGCCGCCGAATTGTTGGAAGATCCCTTTATCATAGA GAAAAAGAAGACACTCCGCTTGGTTGCCCCTCCAGACTTCAGTCGTAGTATATCAGTGCCCGCCGAGAGGGCGGACAAAATGATGATTAGCGACAAAACCAACAACAACATCGTCTCACAATCCCCCATGCACGCGTCGCAATCGGACGACAG CGTCGTACATAATGGAGAACTGCCGAAATCACGTCGATTGAGGGAACGCAGTCCAGCGCATCTTCTTTCCCCAATCAGCATGCCGGCTGCAAGTCTTTCGTACAACAG CTGCAGCACGATCGGCACGACACCCTCGATCGAGGCGAGCGAGCCCGAGGTTGCTGGGAACTCCATGACGAGGAGGAGCTCATCGGGCGGTCTGCTGTCGCCGGACGTAGAACTAACAG CAGGTCAGCTGGCTCAGAAAAGTGGCGATGAAGAGGGAGGCTTTTACTTGCTGAAGAAGGATAGCCAGCGTCGAATGACTCTCACGCGGGTTCTAAGTCAAGACGAAGCGAAAATTTGCTCTCTCTGGATGCAGAGCATCCAATCAGACGTTGGTCAGAAGACTGTATTACAAATG AACCACCTGGAAACGCTGACGAGGGCACTGAAGGATTACATATCCACTCAGAACCAAGAAGCGATCACGATAGCCATTGGTAAATTGAAGGAAGAGCTGGACTTTGACTCGACTGCCATCAATCAGATACAGTTGGCAATTTACTTATTCCAAACAGCCGTAAACGAGGTTCTTAGAATGCACAGCATAAAGCCTCACTGGATGTTTGCCCTGGACAATCTCGTGCGAACTGCCGTACAAGCGGCAATCACAGTGCTATCACCAG AATTGGGAGCTAATTTACTCGGACAAGAGAGAGCCCAGTCGACTACCGAGGGCGTAGAAGAGGGTTCAACTTCTGGAGTCTCCACGGTCAATTCCATAAAATCACATAAAACGAGCGATTCCGCTGAGCACAATAAGTTCTGGCACGAGTATCGAGATCAGATGGGCTCCATCAAGGTGGAGAACATGAAACTACTGCACGAATTGTTGGAGAGCCAGAAGGCTTACCAGAGTTTACTGTGTCAAGCACTGGACGAGCAAAAAGCGCAATTGGGAGCTCTGACCGAGTTGTGTGAAAGTATCGATAAAAAGATACGAAGAAGGAATCTTGG GATACCGCAAATAAGTATTACGGATCGCGATGATGAACCAACGGCTGACGAACAATTAATAAAGTGGCTACAAAGCTTGAATATAGATGGCAATACCATCGAAAGG TTTGTCTCTGAGCAGTATACTCTGGAAGACATCTTGGTTTACGTTACGCGAGATGATCTACGTAGATTAAATTTGAA GGGTGGAATCGAACTGAGGATATGGAAAGCCATACTCGCGCATCGGCGAGATGCGCCAACAAATTGA